In one Nicotiana sylvestris chromosome 8, ASM39365v2, whole genome shotgun sequence genomic region, the following are encoded:
- the LOC104210494 gene encoding labd-13Z-ene-9,15,16-triol synthase, chloroplastic-like: protein MASAQSNQLCLAALTIGIVFLTILWYRWTKNISYKEGPKLPPGPRGLPIVGFLPFLRPNLHHQLTELSQQFGPIYKFWLGSKLCVVLNSPSLAKEVVRDQDSVFANRDPPIAGLAATYGGVDIGFSPYGSYWRDMRKLFVSEMLSNSNLEASYGLRTHEVRKTIKKVHTKIGNPIDIGELAFVTQMNVVMSMIFGSKFVEEKEKHGKDGSAEFKEVVIKVFQVLGKPNISDFFPMLARFDLQGIQKEMKALSKSVESILDPAINERMKMLSDKREGEIQVNGKKDFVQILIELMKQKDIGISLDLVKIKAMLVDIVIGGTDTVITTVEWVMAELLNNPEIMAKVQQELRNAVGMNNIVEESHLLKLHYLDAVLKETLRLHPALPLLIPKRPNKSATVGGYKIPEGTKVFLNVYAIHRDPQEWENPLEFQPERFLNHSTNLNYSGNNFKYLPFGSGRRICAGLPLAEKVLMFVLASLLHSFDWKLPEGENVDLSDGFGLVIKKSKSLFAIPMPRLPHLELYQ from the exons ATGGCTTCAGCACAATCAAACCAGCTTTGTCTTGCAGCTCTCACCATTGGAATTGTATTCCTGACAATTTTATGGTACAGATGGACAAAAAATATCTCATACAAAGAAGGTCCCAAGTTGCCACCGGGGCCTCGTGGCCTTCCAATTGTGGGATTTTTACCATTCCTCCGCCCCAATTTGCACCATCAACTTACAGAATTGTCTCAACAGTTTGGTCCAATATACAAGTTCTGGCTAGGAAGCAAACTATGCGTTGTGTTGAATTCACCATCCTTAGCCAAAGAAGTGGTTCGTGATCAAGACTCAGTTTTTGCTAACCGTGACCCTCCAATAGCAGGATTGGCAGCCACATATGGTGGAGTAGACATTGGATTTTCTCCCTATGGCTCCTACTGGCGTGATATGCGCAAACTGTTTGTGAGCGAGATGCTAAGCAACAGTAACCTTGAGGCTTCTTATGGTTTACGGACACACGAGGTCAGAAAGACAATCAAAAAGGTGCATACCAAGATTGGAAATCCCATTGACATTGGAGAATTGGCTTTTGTAACTCAGATGAATGTAGTCATGAGTATGATCTTCGGCAGCAAATTTGTAGAGGAGAAGGAGAAGCATGGAAAAGATGGATCAGCTGAGTTCAAGGAAGTGGTGATAAAAGTTTTTCAAGTATTGGGAAAGCCAAACATATCAGACTTCTTTCCTATGCTTGCCAGGTTTGACTTACAAGGAATACAGAAAGAGATGAAGGCTCTTTCAAAGTCAGTTGAAAGTATATTAGACCCTGCCATAAACGAACGCATGAAGATGCTTTCCGACAAAAGAGAGGGTGAAATCCAGGTGAATGGGAAGAAGGATTTTGTGCAGATCTTAATAGAGCTAATGAAGCAGAAAGACATTGGGATATCACTGGACTTGGTGAAAATAAAGGCTATGTTGGTG GATATTGTGATTGGTGGAACTGACACTGTAATCACAACAGTCGAATGGGTAATGGCGGAGCTTCTGAATAATCCGGAGATAATGGCAAAGGTGCAACAAGAATTAAGAAATGCTGTAGGGATGAATAACATTGTTGAAGAATCTCACTTGCTGAAACTACACTATCTTGATGCAGTTTTAAAGGAGACGCTACGTCTGCACCCTGCATTACCACTGCTTATCCCTAAGCGCCCGAACAAATCTGCAACTGTAGGAGGATACAAAATACCTGAGGGAACTAAAGTATTCTTGAATGTTTATGCGATTCATAGGGATCCTCAAGAGTGGGAAAATCCATTGGAATTTCAGCCTGAAAGGTTCTTGAATCACTCTACAAATTTAAACTATTCTGGCAATAATTTCAAGTACCTTCCATTTGGATCAGGGAGGAGAATTTGTGCTGGCCTTCCTTTAGCAGAGAAAGTGCTTATGTTTGTATTGGCTTCATTGCTGCATTCCTTTGATTGGAAACTCCCAGAGGGCGAAAATGTTGACCTTTCGGATGGATTTGGACTTGTCATCAAGAAAAGCAAGAGCCTATTCGCCATCCCTATGCCCAGGTTACCACATTTAGAACTCTATCAGTAA